The Prunus persica cultivar Lovell chromosome G7, Prunus_persica_NCBIv2, whole genome shotgun sequence genome has a segment encoding these proteins:
- the LOC18771301 gene encoding uncharacterized protein LOC18771301 codes for MEVVDWGNSLGESVSEAPAQHANSTDEENHYASGSASKFQPRKITSKAHWNDQMGMAEVVVEKGRYRISTGIVRHSKLYYSIEEVLFLVEIGDLLLLDDSGTLSLEDIYMKISDRKNGCCWEEFQAYRQLKSLGYIVGRHGIPWSIKSLKSNYETVSSQGCPESDEVVDLGSEETRSVIGLLNGMQINEARLIFDVYLPNSKFRKSSPGDPSFVLCFTRGPPPSKADLEALERQCQNIPLKVCHEEQGWVSFFSFDKVELPVLP; via the exons ATGGAGGTCGTGGATTGGGGGAATTCTTTAGGGGAGAGTGTTTCTGAGGCCCCTGCACAACATGCCAACAGCACTGATGAAGAAAATCACTATGCTTCTGGGTCTGCATCCAAGTTTCAGCCCAG GAAAATCACATCCAAGGCTCACTGGAATGACCAGATGGGCATGGCTGAGGTGGTAGTTGAAAAGGGTAGATATCGGATATCCACGGGAATTGTGCGCCATAGCAAGCTCTATTACTCTATTGAGGAAGTTTT GTTTTTGGTTGAAATAGGCGACTTGCTTCTCTTGGATGATAGTGGTACACTTTCCTTGgaagatatatatatgaagattTCAGATAGAAAGAATGGGTGTTGTTGGGAGGAATTTCAAGCTTATAGGCAACTCAAGTCTCTTGGTTACATTGTTGGGCGGCATGGTATCCCCTGGTCTATAAAGAGTTTGAAGAGTAATTATGAAACTGTTTCTTCTCAAGGTTGTCCAGAAAGTGATGAGGTGGTGGACTTGGGATCAGAAGAGACTAGGTCTGTCATTGGATTGTTGAATGGGATGCAAATAAATGAAGCAAGGCTGATTTTTGATGTTTATCTCCCAAATAGCAAGTTCAGGAAGTCTTCTCCTGGTGATCCAAGTTTTGTGCTCTGCTTTACTAG GGGTCCTCCACCATCCAAAGCAGACCTTGAAGCCCTCGAGAGACAATGTCAGAACATTCCTTTGAAGGTTTGCCATGAAGAGCAGGGGTGGGTgagtttcttttcctttgacaAGGTGGAACTTCCTGTCCTACCTTGA